The following coding sequences are from one Hippopotamus amphibius kiboko isolate mHipAmp2 chromosome 9, mHipAmp2.hap2, whole genome shotgun sequence window:
- the ATXN2L gene encoding ataxin-2-like protein isoform X3 — translation MLKPQPPQQTSQPQQPPPTQQAVARRPPGGTSPPNGGLPGPLASTSAPPGPPAAASPCLGPAAAAGSGLRRGAEGVLAPQPPPPQQQHQERPGAPAIGSARGQSTGKGPPQSPVFEGVYNNSRMLHFLTAVVGSTCDVKVKNGTTYEGIFKTLSSKFELAVDAVHRKASEPAGGPRREDIVDTMVFKPSDVMLVHFRNVDFNYATKDKFTDSAIAMNSKVNGEHKEKVLQRWEGGDSNSDDYDLESDMSNGWDPNEMFKFNEENYGVKTTYDSSLSSYTVPLEKDNSEEFRQRELRAAQLAREIESSPQYRLRIAMENDDGRTEEEKHSAVQRQGSGRESPSLASREGKYIPLPQRVREGPRGGVRCSSSRGGRPGLSSLPPRGPHHLDNSSPGPGSETRGINGGPSRMSPKAQRPLRGAKTLSSPSSRPSGEASVPPPPAVGRMYPPRSPKSAAPAPVSASCPEPPIGSAVPTSSASIPVTSSVGDPGVGSISPASPKISLAPTDVKELPTKEPGRTLESQELSRIAGKVPGLQNEQKRFQLEELRKFGAQFKLQPSSSPETSLDPFPPRILKEEAKGKEKEVDGLLASEPMGSPVSSKTESVSDKEDKPPLPPAGGTEGSDQPPPPCPSQTGSPPMGLIKGDDKDEGPVAEQVKKSTLNPNAKEFNPTKPLLSVNKSTSTPTSPGPRTHSTPSIPVLTAGQSGLYSPQYISYIPQIHMGPAVQAPQMYPYPVSNSVPGQQGKYRGAKGSLPPQRSDQHQPASAPPMMQAAAAAGPPLVAATPYSSYIPYNPQQFPGQPAMMQPMAHYPSQPVFAPMLQSNPRMLTSGSHPQAIVSSSTPQYPSAEQPTPQALYATVHQSYPHHATQLHAHQPQPATTPTGSQPQSQHAAPSPVQHQAGQAPHLGSGQPQQNLYHPGALTGTPPSLPPGPSAQSPQSSFPQPAAVYAIHAHQQLPHGFTNMAHVTQAHVQTGITAAPPPHPGAPHPPQVMLLHPPQSHGGPPQGAVPQSGVPALSASTPSPYPYIGHPQGEQPGQAPGFPGGADDRILQSHPSQQLPFHPPGN, via the exons gGGACAAAGCACAGGAAAGGGACCCCCACAGTCACCG GTGTTTGAGGGTGTCTACAACAATTCCAGAATGCTGCATTTCCTTACAGCTGTTGTG GGCTCCACTTGTGATGTAAAGGTAAAGAATGGTACTACCTATGAAGGTATCTTCAAGACGCTGAGCTCAAAG TTTGAACTGGCAGTGGATGCTGTGCACCGGAAAGCATCGGAGCCAGCAGGTGGTCCTCGTCGGGAAGACATTGTGGACACCATGGTGTTTAAGCCAAGTGATGTCATGCTTGTCCACTTCCGCAATGTTGACTTCAATTATGCCACTAAAG ACAAGTTCACTGATTCAGCCATTGCCATGAACTCGAAGGTGAATGGGGAGCACAAAGAGAAGGTGCTTCAGCGCTGGGAGGGGGGTGACAGCAACAGCGACGACTACGACCTCGAGTCGGACATG TCCAATGGATGGGACCCCAATGAAATGTTCAAGTTCAATGAGGAGAACTACGGTGTAAAAACCACTTATGACAGCAGTCTCTCTTCTTATAC GGTGCCCTTAGAGAAGGACAACTCAGAAGAATTTCGTCAGCGGGAGCTGCGTGCAGCCCAATTGGCTCGAGAGATTGAATCAAGCCCCCAGTACCGCCTGCGGATCGCCATGGAGAACGATGACGGGCGCACCGAAGAGGAGAAGCACAGTGCAGTTCAGCGACAGGGTTCAGGGCGAGAGAGCCCCAGCTTGGCATCTAG GGAGGGAAAGTATATCCCTCTACCCCAACGAGTTCGGGAAGGTCCCCGGGGAGGAGTTCGATGCAGTAGTTCTCGGGGCGGCCGGCCTGGCCTTAGCTCTTTGCCACCTCGTGGCCCTCACCATCTTGACAATAGCAGCCCTGGCCCAGGTTCTGAGACACGTGGTATCAATGGAG gccCTTCCCGCATGTCCCCTAAGGCACAGCGGCCTCTGAGAGGTGCCAAGACTCTGTCTTCCCCCAGCAGCAGGCCTTCTGGAGAAGCTTCTGTTCCACCTCCTCCTGCAG TTGGCCGGATGTACCCCCCACGTTCTCCGAAGtctgctgcccctgccccagtCTCAGCTTCCTGCCCTGAGCCTCCCATTGGCTCAGCGGTACCGACTTCTTCAGCTTCCATCCCCGTGACATCATCAGTTGGGGATCCTGGAGTAGGCTCCATTTCCCCTGCTTCTCCAAAGATCTCACTGGCCCCCACAGATG TAAAAGAACTCCCAACCAAGGAACCTGGGAGAACGCTGGAGTCCCAGGAGCTGTCCCGGATAGCTGGGAAAG TCCCTGGCCTTCAGAACGAGCAGAAACGCTTTCAACTGGAAGAACTGAGAAAATTTGGGGCCCAGTTTAAG CTTCAGCCCAGTAGCTCCCCTGAGACCAGCCTGGATCCTTTTCCTCCCCGGATCCTAAAGGAGGAGGccaaagggaaggagaaggaggtcGATGGTCTTTTGGCTTCAGAGCCCATGGGGTCCCCTGTTTCCTCCAAGACAGAATCCGTATCGGATAAGGAGGACAAACCACCCCTGCCACCAGCAGGAGGCACCGAGGGGTCAGATCAGCCCCCCCCACCTTGCCCGAGCCAAACCGGCAGCCCCCCAATGGGCCTCATCAAGGGAGATGACAAGGACGAGGGCCCTGTTGCTGA GCAAGTGAAGAAGTCAACATTGAACCCTAATGCCAAGGAGTTCAATCCCACTAAGCCCCTGCTGTCTGTG AATAAATCCACCAGTACTCCAACTTCTCCTGGGCCCCGGACTCATTCAACTCCCTCCATCCCGGTGCTGACAGCAGGCCAGAGTGGGCTCTATAGCCCCCAGTACATTTCCTACATACCTCAGATCCACATGGGGCCAGCTGTTCAG GCACCTCAGATGTATCCATATCCTGTGTCCAACTCAGTGCCTGGACAGCAGGGCAAGTACCGGGGAGCAAAAG gctccctgcccccccagcGCTCGGACCAACACCAGCCAGCCTCGGCCCCGCCGATGATgcaggccgccgccgccgcgggcccaCCTCTGGTGGCTGCCACACCTTATTCTTCCTACATCCCTTACAATCCACAGCAGTTCCCAGGCCAGCCCGCCATGATGCAGCCCATGGCCCACTACCCCTCGCAG CCGGTGTTTGCCCCCATGCTTCAGAGCAACCCACGCATGCTGACGTCGGGGAGCCATCCCCAGGCCATTGTGTCATCCTCCACCCCTCAGTACCCTTCTGCAGAGCAGCCCACCCCCCAAGCCCTTTATG CCACTGTTCACCAGTCCTATCCACACCATGCTACGCAGCTCCATGCCCACCAGCCGCAGCCAGCCACCACGCCTACTGGGAGCCAGCCGCAGTCCCAGCATGCGGCCCCCAGTCCCGTCCAG CACCAGGCGGGGCAGGCCCCACACCTGGGCAGTGGACAGCCACAGCAGAACCTGTACCACCCGGGGGCCCTGACAGGCACACCGCCTTCTCTGCCACCGGGACCTTCTGCCCAGTCCCCTCAGAGCAGCTTCCCCCAACCAGCCGCTGTGTATGCCATCCATGCCCACCAGCAGCTGCCCCACGGCTTCACCAACATGGCCCATGTTACCCAG GCCCATGTCCAAACTGGAATCACAGCAGCCCCGCCCCCTCACCCTGGGGCTCCCCACCcgccccaggtgatgctgctgcacCCACCCCAGAGCCATGGGGGCCCCCCCCAAGGCGCAGTGCCCCAGAGTGGGGTGCCTGCACTCTCAGCTTCCACACCCTCACCCTACCCCTACATCGGACACCCCCAAGGTGAGCAGCCTGGCCAGGCGCCTGGATTTCCAGGAGGAGCCGATGACAGGATTC TTCAATCTCATCCCTCCCAGCAGCTCCCCTTCCACCCCCCGGGGAACTGA
- the ATXN2L gene encoding ataxin-2-like protein isoform X4: MLKPQPPQQTSQPQQPPPTQQAVARRPPGGTSPPNGGLPGPLASTSAPPGPPAAASPCLGPAAAAGSGLRRGAEGVLAPQPPPPQQQHQERPGAPAIGSARGQSTGKGPPQSPVFEGVYNNSRMLHFLTAVVGSTCDVKVKNGTTYEGIFKTLSSKFELAVDAVHRKASEPAGGPRREDIVDTMVFKPSDVMLVHFRNVDFNYATKDKFTDSAIAMNSKVNGEHKEKVLQRWEGGDSNSDDYDLESDMSNGWDPNEMFKFNEENYGVKTTYDSSLSSYTVPLEKDNSEEFRQRELRAAQLAREIESSPQYRLRIAMENDDGRTEEEKHSAVQRQGSGRESPSLASREGKYIPLPQRVREGPRGGVRCSSSRGGRPGLSSLPPRGPHHLDNSSPGPGSETRGINGGPSRMSPKAQRPLRGAKTLSSPSSRPSGEASVPPPPAVGRMYPPRSPKSAAPAPVSASCPEPPIGSAVPTSSASIPVTSSVGDPGVGSISPASPKISLAPTDVKELPTKEPGRTLESQELSRIAGKVPGLQNEQKRFQLEELRKFGAQFKLQPSSSPETSLDPFPPRILKEEAKGKEKEVDGLLASEPMGSPVSSKTESVSDKEDKPPLPPAGGTEGSDQPPPPCPSQTGSPPMGLIKGDDKDEGPVAEQVKKSTLNPNAKEFNPTKPLLSVNKSTSTPTSPGPRTHSTPSIPVLTAGQSGLYSPQYISYIPQIHMGPAVQAPQMYPYPVSNSVPGQQGKYRGAKGSLPPQRSDQHQPASAPPMMQAAAAAGPPLVAATPYSSYIPYNPQQFPGQPAMMQPMAHYPSQPVFAPMLQSNPRMLTSGSHPQAIVSSSTPQYPSAEQPTPQALYATVHQSYPHHATQLHAHQPQPATTPTGSQPQSQHAAPSPVQHQAGQAPHLGSGQPQQNLYHPGALTGTPPSLPPGPSAQSPQSSFPQPAAVYAIHAHQQLPHGFTNMAHVTQAHVQTGITAAPPPHPGAPHPPQVMLLHPPQSHGGPPQGAVPQSGVPALSASTPSPYPYIGHPQGEQPGQAPGFPGGADDRIPPLPPPGELKIVLAAT; this comes from the exons gGGACAAAGCACAGGAAAGGGACCCCCACAGTCACCG GTGTTTGAGGGTGTCTACAACAATTCCAGAATGCTGCATTTCCTTACAGCTGTTGTG GGCTCCACTTGTGATGTAAAGGTAAAGAATGGTACTACCTATGAAGGTATCTTCAAGACGCTGAGCTCAAAG TTTGAACTGGCAGTGGATGCTGTGCACCGGAAAGCATCGGAGCCAGCAGGTGGTCCTCGTCGGGAAGACATTGTGGACACCATGGTGTTTAAGCCAAGTGATGTCATGCTTGTCCACTTCCGCAATGTTGACTTCAATTATGCCACTAAAG ACAAGTTCACTGATTCAGCCATTGCCATGAACTCGAAGGTGAATGGGGAGCACAAAGAGAAGGTGCTTCAGCGCTGGGAGGGGGGTGACAGCAACAGCGACGACTACGACCTCGAGTCGGACATG TCCAATGGATGGGACCCCAATGAAATGTTCAAGTTCAATGAGGAGAACTACGGTGTAAAAACCACTTATGACAGCAGTCTCTCTTCTTATAC GGTGCCCTTAGAGAAGGACAACTCAGAAGAATTTCGTCAGCGGGAGCTGCGTGCAGCCCAATTGGCTCGAGAGATTGAATCAAGCCCCCAGTACCGCCTGCGGATCGCCATGGAGAACGATGACGGGCGCACCGAAGAGGAGAAGCACAGTGCAGTTCAGCGACAGGGTTCAGGGCGAGAGAGCCCCAGCTTGGCATCTAG GGAGGGAAAGTATATCCCTCTACCCCAACGAGTTCGGGAAGGTCCCCGGGGAGGAGTTCGATGCAGTAGTTCTCGGGGCGGCCGGCCTGGCCTTAGCTCTTTGCCACCTCGTGGCCCTCACCATCTTGACAATAGCAGCCCTGGCCCAGGTTCTGAGACACGTGGTATCAATGGAG gccCTTCCCGCATGTCCCCTAAGGCACAGCGGCCTCTGAGAGGTGCCAAGACTCTGTCTTCCCCCAGCAGCAGGCCTTCTGGAGAAGCTTCTGTTCCACCTCCTCCTGCAG TTGGCCGGATGTACCCCCCACGTTCTCCGAAGtctgctgcccctgccccagtCTCAGCTTCCTGCCCTGAGCCTCCCATTGGCTCAGCGGTACCGACTTCTTCAGCTTCCATCCCCGTGACATCATCAGTTGGGGATCCTGGAGTAGGCTCCATTTCCCCTGCTTCTCCAAAGATCTCACTGGCCCCCACAGATG TAAAAGAACTCCCAACCAAGGAACCTGGGAGAACGCTGGAGTCCCAGGAGCTGTCCCGGATAGCTGGGAAAG TCCCTGGCCTTCAGAACGAGCAGAAACGCTTTCAACTGGAAGAACTGAGAAAATTTGGGGCCCAGTTTAAG CTTCAGCCCAGTAGCTCCCCTGAGACCAGCCTGGATCCTTTTCCTCCCCGGATCCTAAAGGAGGAGGccaaagggaaggagaaggaggtcGATGGTCTTTTGGCTTCAGAGCCCATGGGGTCCCCTGTTTCCTCCAAGACAGAATCCGTATCGGATAAGGAGGACAAACCACCCCTGCCACCAGCAGGAGGCACCGAGGGGTCAGATCAGCCCCCCCCACCTTGCCCGAGCCAAACCGGCAGCCCCCCAATGGGCCTCATCAAGGGAGATGACAAGGACGAGGGCCCTGTTGCTGA GCAAGTGAAGAAGTCAACATTGAACCCTAATGCCAAGGAGTTCAATCCCACTAAGCCCCTGCTGTCTGTG AATAAATCCACCAGTACTCCAACTTCTCCTGGGCCCCGGACTCATTCAACTCCCTCCATCCCGGTGCTGACAGCAGGCCAGAGTGGGCTCTATAGCCCCCAGTACATTTCCTACATACCTCAGATCCACATGGGGCCAGCTGTTCAG GCACCTCAGATGTATCCATATCCTGTGTCCAACTCAGTGCCTGGACAGCAGGGCAAGTACCGGGGAGCAAAAG gctccctgcccccccagcGCTCGGACCAACACCAGCCAGCCTCGGCCCCGCCGATGATgcaggccgccgccgccgcgggcccaCCTCTGGTGGCTGCCACACCTTATTCTTCCTACATCCCTTACAATCCACAGCAGTTCCCAGGCCAGCCCGCCATGATGCAGCCCATGGCCCACTACCCCTCGCAG CCGGTGTTTGCCCCCATGCTTCAGAGCAACCCACGCATGCTGACGTCGGGGAGCCATCCCCAGGCCATTGTGTCATCCTCCACCCCTCAGTACCCTTCTGCAGAGCAGCCCACCCCCCAAGCCCTTTATG CCACTGTTCACCAGTCCTATCCACACCATGCTACGCAGCTCCATGCCCACCAGCCGCAGCCAGCCACCACGCCTACTGGGAGCCAGCCGCAGTCCCAGCATGCGGCCCCCAGTCCCGTCCAG CACCAGGCGGGGCAGGCCCCACACCTGGGCAGTGGACAGCCACAGCAGAACCTGTACCACCCGGGGGCCCTGACAGGCACACCGCCTTCTCTGCCACCGGGACCTTCTGCCCAGTCCCCTCAGAGCAGCTTCCCCCAACCAGCCGCTGTGTATGCCATCCATGCCCACCAGCAGCTGCCCCACGGCTTCACCAACATGGCCCATGTTACCCAG GCCCATGTCCAAACTGGAATCACAGCAGCCCCGCCCCCTCACCCTGGGGCTCCCCACCcgccccaggtgatgctgctgcacCCACCCCAGAGCCATGGGGGCCCCCCCCAAGGCGCAGTGCCCCAGAGTGGGGTGCCTGCACTCTCAGCTTCCACACCCTCACCCTACCCCTACATCGGACACCCCCAAGGTGAGCAGCCTGGCCAGGCGCCTGGATTTCCAGGAGGAGCCGATGACAGGATTC CTCCCCTTCCACCCCCCGGGGAACTGAAGATTGTCCTGGCCGCGACCTGA
- the ATXN2L gene encoding ataxin-2-like protein isoform X5, with product MLKPQPPQQTSQPQQPPPTQQAVARRPPGGTSPPNGGLPGPLASTSAPPGPPAAASPCLGPAAAAGSGLRRGAEGVLAPQPPPPQQQHQERPGAPAIGSARGQSTGKGPPQSPVFEGVYNNSRMLHFLTAVVGSTCDVKVKNGTTYEGIFKTLSSKFELAVDAVHRKASEPAGGPRREDIVDTMVFKPSDVMLVHFRNVDFNYATKDKFTDSAIAMNSKVNGEHKEKVLQRWEGGDSNSDDYDLESDMSNGWDPNEMFKFNEENYGVKTTYDSSLSSYTVPLEKDNSEEFRQRELRAAQLAREIESSPQYRLRIAMENDDGRTEEEKHSAVQRQGSGRESPSLASREGKYIPLPQRVREGPRGGVRCSSSRGGRPGLSSLPPRGPHHLDNSSPGPGSETRGINGGPSRMSPKAQRPLRGAKTLSSPSSRPSGEASVPPPPAVGRMYPPRSPKSAAPAPVSASCPEPPIGSAVPTSSASIPVTSSVGDPGVGSISPASPKISLAPTDVKELPTKEPGRTLESQELSRIAGKVPGLQNEQKRFQLEELRKFGAQFKLQPSSSPETSLDPFPPRILKEEAKGKEKEVDGLLASEPMGSPVSSKTESVSDKEDKPPLPPAGGTEGSDQPPPPCPSQTGSPPMGLIKGDDKDEGPVAEQVKKSTLNPNAKEFNPTKPLLSVNKSTSTPTSPGPRTHSTPSIPVLTAGQSGLYSPQYISYIPQIHMGPAVQAPQMYPYPVSNSVPGQQGKYRGAKGSLPPQRSDQHQPASAPPMMQAAAAAGPPLVAATPYSSYIPYNPQQFPGQPAMMQPMAHYPSQPVFAPMLQSNPRMLTSGSHPQAIVSSSTPQYPSAEQPTPQALYATVHQSYPHHATQLHAHQPQPATTPTGSQPQSQHAAPSPVQHQAGQAPHLGSGQPQQNLYHPGALTGTPPSLPPGPSAQSPQSSFPQPAAVYAIHAHQQLPHGFTNMAHVTQAHVQTGITAAPPPHPGAPHPPQVMLLHPPQSHGGPPQGAVPQSGVPALSASTPSPYPYIGHPQVQSHPSQQLPFHPPGN from the exons gGGACAAAGCACAGGAAAGGGACCCCCACAGTCACCG GTGTTTGAGGGTGTCTACAACAATTCCAGAATGCTGCATTTCCTTACAGCTGTTGTG GGCTCCACTTGTGATGTAAAGGTAAAGAATGGTACTACCTATGAAGGTATCTTCAAGACGCTGAGCTCAAAG TTTGAACTGGCAGTGGATGCTGTGCACCGGAAAGCATCGGAGCCAGCAGGTGGTCCTCGTCGGGAAGACATTGTGGACACCATGGTGTTTAAGCCAAGTGATGTCATGCTTGTCCACTTCCGCAATGTTGACTTCAATTATGCCACTAAAG ACAAGTTCACTGATTCAGCCATTGCCATGAACTCGAAGGTGAATGGGGAGCACAAAGAGAAGGTGCTTCAGCGCTGGGAGGGGGGTGACAGCAACAGCGACGACTACGACCTCGAGTCGGACATG TCCAATGGATGGGACCCCAATGAAATGTTCAAGTTCAATGAGGAGAACTACGGTGTAAAAACCACTTATGACAGCAGTCTCTCTTCTTATAC GGTGCCCTTAGAGAAGGACAACTCAGAAGAATTTCGTCAGCGGGAGCTGCGTGCAGCCCAATTGGCTCGAGAGATTGAATCAAGCCCCCAGTACCGCCTGCGGATCGCCATGGAGAACGATGACGGGCGCACCGAAGAGGAGAAGCACAGTGCAGTTCAGCGACAGGGTTCAGGGCGAGAGAGCCCCAGCTTGGCATCTAG GGAGGGAAAGTATATCCCTCTACCCCAACGAGTTCGGGAAGGTCCCCGGGGAGGAGTTCGATGCAGTAGTTCTCGGGGCGGCCGGCCTGGCCTTAGCTCTTTGCCACCTCGTGGCCCTCACCATCTTGACAATAGCAGCCCTGGCCCAGGTTCTGAGACACGTGGTATCAATGGAG gccCTTCCCGCATGTCCCCTAAGGCACAGCGGCCTCTGAGAGGTGCCAAGACTCTGTCTTCCCCCAGCAGCAGGCCTTCTGGAGAAGCTTCTGTTCCACCTCCTCCTGCAG TTGGCCGGATGTACCCCCCACGTTCTCCGAAGtctgctgcccctgccccagtCTCAGCTTCCTGCCCTGAGCCTCCCATTGGCTCAGCGGTACCGACTTCTTCAGCTTCCATCCCCGTGACATCATCAGTTGGGGATCCTGGAGTAGGCTCCATTTCCCCTGCTTCTCCAAAGATCTCACTGGCCCCCACAGATG TAAAAGAACTCCCAACCAAGGAACCTGGGAGAACGCTGGAGTCCCAGGAGCTGTCCCGGATAGCTGGGAAAG TCCCTGGCCTTCAGAACGAGCAGAAACGCTTTCAACTGGAAGAACTGAGAAAATTTGGGGCCCAGTTTAAG CTTCAGCCCAGTAGCTCCCCTGAGACCAGCCTGGATCCTTTTCCTCCCCGGATCCTAAAGGAGGAGGccaaagggaaggagaaggaggtcGATGGTCTTTTGGCTTCAGAGCCCATGGGGTCCCCTGTTTCCTCCAAGACAGAATCCGTATCGGATAAGGAGGACAAACCACCCCTGCCACCAGCAGGAGGCACCGAGGGGTCAGATCAGCCCCCCCCACCTTGCCCGAGCCAAACCGGCAGCCCCCCAATGGGCCTCATCAAGGGAGATGACAAGGACGAGGGCCCTGTTGCTGA GCAAGTGAAGAAGTCAACATTGAACCCTAATGCCAAGGAGTTCAATCCCACTAAGCCCCTGCTGTCTGTG AATAAATCCACCAGTACTCCAACTTCTCCTGGGCCCCGGACTCATTCAACTCCCTCCATCCCGGTGCTGACAGCAGGCCAGAGTGGGCTCTATAGCCCCCAGTACATTTCCTACATACCTCAGATCCACATGGGGCCAGCTGTTCAG GCACCTCAGATGTATCCATATCCTGTGTCCAACTCAGTGCCTGGACAGCAGGGCAAGTACCGGGGAGCAAAAG gctccctgcccccccagcGCTCGGACCAACACCAGCCAGCCTCGGCCCCGCCGATGATgcaggccgccgccgccgcgggcccaCCTCTGGTGGCTGCCACACCTTATTCTTCCTACATCCCTTACAATCCACAGCAGTTCCCAGGCCAGCCCGCCATGATGCAGCCCATGGCCCACTACCCCTCGCAG CCGGTGTTTGCCCCCATGCTTCAGAGCAACCCACGCATGCTGACGTCGGGGAGCCATCCCCAGGCCATTGTGTCATCCTCCACCCCTCAGTACCCTTCTGCAGAGCAGCCCACCCCCCAAGCCCTTTATG CCACTGTTCACCAGTCCTATCCACACCATGCTACGCAGCTCCATGCCCACCAGCCGCAGCCAGCCACCACGCCTACTGGGAGCCAGCCGCAGTCCCAGCATGCGGCCCCCAGTCCCGTCCAG CACCAGGCGGGGCAGGCCCCACACCTGGGCAGTGGACAGCCACAGCAGAACCTGTACCACCCGGGGGCCCTGACAGGCACACCGCCTTCTCTGCCACCGGGACCTTCTGCCCAGTCCCCTCAGAGCAGCTTCCCCCAACCAGCCGCTGTGTATGCCATCCATGCCCACCAGCAGCTGCCCCACGGCTTCACCAACATGGCCCATGTTACCCAG GCCCATGTCCAAACTGGAATCACAGCAGCCCCGCCCCCTCACCCTGGGGCTCCCCACCcgccccaggtgatgctgctgcacCCACCCCAGAGCCATGGGGGCCCCCCCCAAGGCGCAGTGCCCCAGAGTGGGGTGCCTGCACTCTCAGCTTCCACACCCTCACCCTACCCCTACATCGGACACCCCCAAG TTCAATCTCATCCCTCCCAGCAGCTCCCCTTCCACCCCCCGGGGAACTGA